One window of Maridesulfovibrio frigidus DSM 17176 genomic DNA carries:
- a CDS encoding molybdopterin-dependent aldehyde oxidoreductase: MIKKTLKVNGVERTVIVENDTALATVLRENLGLTSVKIGCGTGQCGSCSVLIDGKVKRTCSLKMKRVENFTEILTTEGIGTPNQLHPIQIAWMAHGGAQCGFCTPGFIVSTYGLILAKPSPTREDVRDWFQKHRNACRCTGYKQLVDAVMDAAAVMRGDMNVDELLFKMPEDGRIWGSKYPRPTAVAKVTGTLDYGADLGLKMPEGTLKCALVQADVSHANILSIDTSEAEKMEGVEKIVTHKDIKGKNLITGLITFPTNKGDGWDRPILAEKKIFQFGDAIAIVCADTEKHAKAAAAKVVVEIEQLPEYMSAPAAMADDAIEIHPGTPNVYFEQKIAKGDDTTPIFDKADAVIEDDFYVSRQPHMPIEPDVGFAFMDDDGKLCIHSKSIGLHLHAAMIAPGMGIEVENLVMVQNFAGGTFGYKFSPTMEALVGVACLATGKPVFLNYTWFQQQTYTGKRSPFFTTVRLAADNDGKLRSMETDWICDHGPYSEFGDLLTLRGAQFIGAGYDIASIRGKGRTVCTNHAWGSAFRGYGSTEVEFASEVLMDELAVKLNMDPFDLRYKNIYREGATTPTGQTPEVLSLVEIFDTARPLYEAAKKRVAAKSTDAIKHGVGIALGVYGCGLDGPDAAEAEIELNADGSVTMYACWLDHGQGADMGVLGTAHEALRPLGIAPEDIHLVMNDTRTCKNGGPAGGSRSQVVIGNAIIAACRALMDSMRKADGSFRSYDEMSKENVALRHTGAWTAPCTECDENGQGSPFACYMYGFFMMEVAVEVATGKVEVEKATLVADIGKINNKLVVDGQMYGGLAQGIGIALTEDYEDIKKHSTMIGAGFPFIKDIPDAMELVYIETPRPEGSHGASGVGELPLTCPHGAVINAIYNACGARVTKLPAKPEKVLAALKANA; the protein is encoded by the coding sequence ATGATTAAAAAAACGCTCAAAGTTAACGGAGTAGAACGCACAGTGATCGTGGAAAACGATACTGCGCTTGCTACTGTTTTACGTGAAAACCTCGGTCTTACTAGTGTTAAGATTGGTTGTGGAACTGGGCAATGTGGTAGCTGTTCCGTACTCATCGATGGAAAAGTTAAACGCACATGTTCTCTTAAAATGAAACGTGTTGAAAATTTCACTGAAATCCTCACCACTGAAGGAATCGGAACACCTAACCAGCTACACCCTATCCAGATTGCATGGATGGCACATGGTGGAGCTCAATGTGGTTTCTGTACTCCTGGATTTATCGTATCCACTTACGGTCTCATTCTAGCTAAGCCATCTCCAACTCGCGAAGATGTTCGTGACTGGTTCCAGAAACACCGCAATGCTTGTCGTTGTACTGGTTACAAACAGCTTGTTGATGCAGTAATGGACGCAGCAGCAGTTATGCGCGGCGACATGAACGTTGATGAACTTCTCTTCAAAATGCCTGAAGACGGACGCATCTGGGGATCAAAATACCCACGCCCAACAGCAGTTGCTAAAGTTACTGGTACTCTTGATTATGGCGCAGACCTCGGCCTCAAGATGCCTGAAGGAACACTTAAATGTGCTCTAGTACAGGCAGATGTATCTCACGCAAATATACTTTCCATTGACACCAGCGAAGCTGAAAAAATGGAAGGCGTAGAAAAGATTGTTACTCATAAAGATATCAAAGGTAAGAACCTCATTACCGGCCTGATCACTTTCCCCACCAACAAAGGTGACGGATGGGACAGACCTATTCTTGCTGAAAAGAAAATCTTCCAGTTCGGTGATGCAATTGCCATCGTTTGTGCAGACACTGAAAAGCATGCAAAAGCAGCTGCCGCGAAGGTTGTAGTTGAAATCGAGCAGCTTCCTGAATACATGAGTGCTCCAGCAGCTATGGCTGATGATGCTATCGAAATTCATCCTGGCACACCAAACGTATACTTCGAGCAGAAAATTGCTAAGGGTGACGACACAACTCCTATCTTTGATAAAGCTGATGCAGTTATCGAAGATGACTTCTATGTTTCACGCCAGCCTCACATGCCTATCGAACCAGATGTAGGATTTGCTTTCATGGATGATGATGGCAAACTTTGCATTCACTCCAAATCAATCGGCTTGCATCTGCATGCTGCTATGATCGCTCCTGGTATGGGCATTGAAGTTGAAAACCTAGTCATGGTTCAGAACTTTGCTGGTGGTACTTTCGGGTACAAATTCAGCCCGACAATGGAAGCACTCGTTGGTGTTGCATGTCTTGCTACTGGTAAACCTGTATTCTTGAACTACACATGGTTCCAGCAGCAGACTTACACAGGAAAACGTTCACCATTCTTCACAACTGTACGTCTTGCTGCAGATAACGATGGTAAACTCCGCTCCATGGAAACTGACTGGATTTGTGACCACGGTCCTTATTCTGAATTCGGTGATTTGCTGACTCTTCGCGGTGCTCAGTTCATCGGAGCTGGTTACGATATCGCATCCATCCGTGGTAAAGGTCGCACAGTTTGTACCAACCACGCATGGGGTTCTGCTTTCCGTGGATACGGTTCAACAGAAGTTGAGTTTGCATCAGAAGTTCTGATGGATGAACTAGCTGTTAAATTGAACATGGATCCTTTCGATCTTCGTTACAAAAACATCTACCGCGAAGGTGCTACAACTCCAACAGGACAGACTCCTGAAGTTCTGAGTCTTGTAGAAATATTCGACACAGCTCGTCCTCTATACGAAGCAGCTAAAAAACGTGTTGCCGCGAAATCTACTGATGCAATCAAACACGGTGTAGGTATCGCCCTCGGTGTTTACGGTTGTGGTCTAGATGGACCAGATGCTGCTGAAGCTGAAATTGAGCTTAATGCAGACGGTTCTGTAACTATGTACGCTTGCTGGCTTGACCATGGTCAGGGTGCTGACATGGGTGTTCTCGGAACAGCTCATGAAGCTCTCCGCCCACTAGGTATCGCTCCTGAAGATATCCACTTGGTAATGAATGACACCCGCACCTGTAAAAATGGTGGCCCGGCTGGTGGTAGTCGTTCACAGGTTGTTATCGGTAATGCAATCATCGCTGCTTGTAGAGCTTTGATGGACAGCATGCGTAAAGCTGACGGTAGCTTCCGCTCTTACGACGAAATGTCCAAAGAAAATGTTGCTCTCCGCCACACCGGTGCATGGACCGCTCCTTGTACTGAATGTGATGAAAACGGTCAGGGTAGCCCATTCGCATGTTACATGTACGGGTTCTTCATGATGGAAGTTGCTGTTGAAGTCGCAACTGGTAAAGTTGAAGTTGAAAAAGCAACTCTTGTTGCTGACATCGGTAAAATCAACAACAAACTAGTTGTTGATGGTCAGATGTACGGTGGACTTGCTCAGGGTATCGGAATAGCTCTTACTGAAGACTATGAAGATATCAAAAAGCATTCTACTATGATCGGCGCAGGTTTCCCTTTCATCAAAGATATCCCAGACGCAATGGAACTTGTCTACATTGAAACACCTCGTCCAGAAGGCTCTCATGGAGCATCCGGAGTTGGTGAACTTCCTTTGACTTGTCCTCATGGTGCAGTCATCAATGCTATCTACAATGCATGTGGCGCACGCGTCACTAAGCTTCCAGCTAAGCCAGAAAAGGTTCTTGCTGCACTGAAAGCTAACGCTTAA
- a CDS encoding molybdopterin-binding protein, translated as MMKTVPVEDAIGNVLCHDMTRIVPGEYKGPAFKKGHIICQEDIPVLLEIGKEHVYILSLEKGQLHENDAARRIAKAAAGPGITLSDISEGRINMKAAPGLLSINIEALERINSIEEVVIATMHNGLHVSSPRDVAGTRVVPLVIDESKIIEVEKICRECGPIVSVKPFRNLKVGVITTGSEVYTGRIKDKFGPVIREKFKHLNSEVISQTFVSDDPEMTRAAILKSIDDGAQMVVLTGGMSVDPDDQTPASIRSTGAEIITYGAPSFPGVMFMLAYLNGVPIIGLPGCVMYYRASIFDLIVPRIVAGERPKKSEFASLGHGGFCASCETCRYPLCSFGK; from the coding sequence ATGATGAAAACAGTTCCTGTTGAGGATGCCATAGGAAACGTACTCTGCCACGATATGACCCGTATTGTTCCCGGGGAATATAAAGGACCTGCTTTTAAAAAAGGTCATATTATCTGCCAAGAAGATATCCCTGTTCTGCTCGAAATTGGAAAAGAACATGTTTACATTCTTAGCCTCGAAAAAGGACAACTCCACGAAAATGATGCTGCAAGACGCATTGCAAAAGCCGCCGCAGGACCGGGTATAACTCTTTCTGATATAAGCGAAGGCCGCATTAATATGAAAGCTGCCCCGGGGCTCTTATCCATTAACATTGAAGCTCTTGAACGCATCAATTCAATTGAAGAAGTCGTGATTGCTACAATGCATAACGGTTTACATGTTTCATCTCCTCGTGATGTGGCAGGAACCCGAGTTGTTCCGCTAGTTATCGACGAAAGCAAAATCATCGAAGTAGAAAAAATATGTAGAGAATGTGGTCCGATTGTAAGTGTGAAACCTTTCCGAAATCTCAAAGTCGGAGTCATTACAACCGGCAGTGAAGTTTACACCGGACGCATAAAAGATAAATTCGGCCCAGTTATCCGCGAAAAATTCAAACACCTTAATTCCGAAGTAATCTCCCAAACTTTTGTCAGCGACGACCCTGAAATGACTCGTGCGGCCATTTTGAAGTCCATTGATGATGGAGCTCAAATGGTTGTTCTTACCGGTGGAATGAGCGTCGACCCAGACGATCAAACCCCCGCGAGCATCCGATCAACAGGCGCTGAAATTATCACATATGGTGCTCCATCTTTCCCAGGAGTCATGTTCATGTTGGCCTACCTGAACGGTGTCCCGATCATCGGACTGCCCGGGTGTGTCATGTACTACCGTGCCAGCATTTTCGATCTCATTGTTCCTAGAATTGTAGCAGGGGAAAGACCCAAAAAGAGTGAATTCGCATCCCTTGGGCATGGCGGATTCTGTGCCAGCTGTGAAACCTGTCGTTACCCTCTATGTTCATTCGGTAAATAA